The Oscillospiraceae bacterium nucleotide sequence AATGCCCCTCGGCATCCAATCCATGCGGATTTGCAAAACTCGTGCTCGTCAACCCAAGCCCAGCGGCGCGCACGTTCATCAAAGCGACAAAAGCTTCTTCCGACCCGCCGACATGTACAGCAAGCGTCAACGCCGCATCGTTACCGGATTGCAGCAACACGCCATAGAGCAAGTCGCGCACCGTCACTTCTTCATCGGGCCGCAAGTACATCGACGAGCCTTCCACGCCCGTTGTCGCCGCGTCAACAACCACAATGTCGTCAAGATTGCTATTCTCAGCGGCCACAAGTGCTGTCATAATCTTTGTCGTACTGGCCATCGGCAGCCGTTGGTCGGCATTATGCGCGTATAATACACGCCCGCTTGTTGCGTCCATCAATGCCGCGCTCTTAGCCGATGTCTGCACCGCCTGTGACGACAGCGGCACAGACGCGACCAGCAACAATATCACCAGGCCAATTGAAAACTTCCGCATGAAACACACCCCTTATCAGCTTATTACCGCTAACAAGGTATGCTGCCGGACAAGTTTATTAGACGTCGAACTCTGCTTCGCCGCCTTCTTTGTCCTTTTTAAGCTTTTTCAGCACGGCAATGAGTTTGTCGATCGCACCCGGCACCGCGTCAATGACACGACTGATGCCCCCGTCGCTGTCAGGCGCAACGGGCACTAAGCTAACGCCGGCATCGGTGACAATCAAGAACGCGACAGGCACAATCTTGGCGCCCGCGCCGCCGCCGCCGCCAAAGTTTTCATTGCGATGGTCAACATGCTTACTCGGAATGTCGCTGCCGCCCGCGCCAAACCCGAACGACACCTTCGAAACCGGGATAATGGTTGTGCCGTCGGGCGTGGTGATGGCCTTGCCCACCACGGTGTCCACGTCTATCATCTCGCGGATTTTCTGTAATGATGCCCCCATCAGCTCTACAATCGTGTGCTTTTCCATGTTATTCATCTCCTTTTTTTGTTATTATGTACAATTTTAGATATGAAAATGCCAGCTTCAACAAGTGCCGAATTTTAATGGATATTCGTATCTCTCCCTCAGCAGTGATTCTCTCAGCGTCAAAATCCAAATAAAAACGTACATCGCTCGGCTTTATCCCGATCTTGTAAACAAGCGGCACAATCCCGCCGTGCCAAAGCATTTGCATTTTGCCATACCGAATGGCAGCATCTGCCGGGTCATCGTGTCCGACAGTCACATCAACCGATAGTCTGTCTACACGAATTTTCGCCAGCGTTTTTCCCGTGCTGTCCAGCAATTGCTTGACCGTCTCCATACTCAACCCAGATGTCAGGGCTTTTTTTGTTTTTTTAGGTCTTGCTGCTTTTTTCTGCCTGTGTTTTGCAGGATTTCCCGATTTTTTTAACTTGTTTTTTGGTTCTTTTGAGGGTTTTTGAGGATTACTCTGCCCGATTTTCTTGCGGAAGACCCCGATTTTCACTTGCGCCTTCAATGGCAAAAACTTGACCGAAATTCGAATCCGTGTCACCCACACGACAATGAGCAGAGCAGCCAGACACCCTAGAATCCACAGCAATATCGTCACTTTGCACCTCCGTTGATGGCAGTACCTCTGGCAAATCATCCAATGTTTTTAGCCCGAAGCAACGCAGAAAGTTGTGGGTTGTGCGGTACAACCGCGGACGGCCCGGCACTTCAAGTTTGCCACACTCTTCAATTAAGCCCTTGTCGCACAACGTACCGACCGTGCCGGATGAATCGACACCGCGAATTTGCTCGATCACCGCCCGCGTCGTCGGCTGGTGATATGCCACAATCGACAGCACTTCCATGGCTGGCTTCGACAACAATGGCGGCTTGCGTTCTTCTAGCGTCTCGCGAATCAATGGTGCATACTGCGGCGCGCTCACCATCTGATAGCTGTCGCCCGTGCGCACAATCCGCATCCCCCGCTGCTCGTAGGCGTAAGCATCGGCAAGTGTGTCACATGCAACCGCACAGGCATCAATATCAAGAGAACCAGCTTGTGCCAGTCTTTCCAACTTAACCGGCTCGCCTGCGGCGAATAAGATTGCCTCTATTTTTGCACGTTTATCCACTATGACACCTCTATTCCGAACTCCGCACTCCGAGTCCCGCATTATTATCATGCCGCTGTAAAATATAGTCCCTTTTCGCTGTCACGCGGCACAATCTTTGTATCCTTACACAACGCCAACAAGGCCAAAAATACTGCCACGCGGCGACTTCGTGTGCCGCACTCTTGCAATAAATCGAGAAAGTGTACACGCTTGCCCTTGGTCAGCCGCGTTACGATGTTGTCCATCTCAATGTCAATGGGATG carries:
- the ytfJ gene encoding GerW family sporulation protein produces the protein MEKHTIVELMGASLQKIREMIDVDTVVGKAITTPDGTTIIPVSKVSFGFGAGGSDIPSKHVDHRNENFGGGGGAGAKIVPVAFLIVTDAGVSLVPVAPDSDGGISRVIDAVPGAIDKLIAVLKKLKKDKEGGEAEFDV
- the scpB gene encoding SMC-Scp complex subunit ScpB; the protein is MDKRAKIEAILFAAGEPVKLERLAQAGSLDIDACAVACDTLADAYAYEQRGMRIVRTGDSYQMVSAPQYAPLIRETLEERKPPLLSKPAMEVLSIVAYHQPTTRAVIEQIRGVDSSGTVGTLCDKGLIEECGKLEVPGRPRLYRTTHNFLRCFGLKTLDDLPEVLPSTEVQSDDIAVDSRVSGCSAHCRVGDTDSNFGQVFAIEGASENRGLPQENRAE